One Thermococcus kodakarensis KOD1 genomic window carries:
- a CDS encoding IMP cyclohydrolase, whose product MRYVGRTLGIGLNNGKPFAFYLLCSRSFPNRRAVVKGNGVYILNQTETENPYVSYPVVRLMEDYAVVTNGLHTDFIAQALEWERPRKALVHVLDALDYERDDYSTPRIAGIIQHGGRRGWLGFVGRDMLWMRELELEEGKAFLTATYNMEGFESIELAFSTPEELAEKVMELPFEHKVLAIGIVENEKGWELSFTPSL is encoded by the coding sequence GTGAGGTACGTGGGAAGGACGCTCGGAATAGGGCTGAACAATGGGAAGCCATTCGCCTTCTACCTCCTCTGCTCCAGATCCTTCCCAAACAGGAGGGCAGTGGTGAAGGGAAACGGGGTCTACATCCTCAATCAGACGGAGACGGAGAACCCCTACGTGAGCTATCCCGTCGTGAGGCTGATGGAAGACTACGCGGTCGTCACCAACGGCCTCCACACGGACTTCATAGCCCAGGCCCTTGAGTGGGAGAGGCCAAGGAAGGCCCTCGTTCATGTCCTGGATGCCCTCGATTACGAAAGGGACGATTACAGCACTCCGAGGATAGCGGGGATAATCCAGCACGGGGGAAGGAGGGGCTGGCTCGGCTTTGTGGGAAGAGATATGCTCTGGATGAGGGAACTTGAGCTTGAGGAGGGCAAAGCCTTCCTGACGGCGACGTACAACATGGAGGGCTTTGAGAGCATTGAGCTGGCCTTCTCTACTCCAGAAGAGCTCGCTGAAAAAGTTATGGAACTTCCCTTCGAGCACAAGGTGCTCGCGATTGGGATAGTGGAAAATGAGAAAGGGTGGGAGCTT
- a CDS encoding formate--phosphoribosylaminoimidazolecarboxamide ligase, giving the protein MIVSTIASHSSLQILLGAKKEGFKTRLYVSPKRRPFYSSLPIVDDLVVAEEMTSILNDDGIVVPHGSFVAYLGIEAIEKAKARFFGNRRFLKWETTFELQDKALEGAGIPRVEVVEPEDAKPDELYFVRIEGPRGGSGHFIVEGSELEERLSTLEEPYRVERFIPGVYLYVHFFYSPILERLELLGVDERVLIADGNARWPVKPLPYTIVGNRAIALRESLLPQLYDYGLAFVRTMRELEPPGVIGPFALHFAYDGSFKAIGIASRIDGGSNADHWYSELYWGERLSMGRRIARELRLAEEEDRLEEVVT; this is encoded by the coding sequence ATGATCGTTTCAACCATAGCGTCCCACTCCTCGCTCCAGATACTCCTCGGGGCGAAGAAAGAAGGATTTAAGACGAGGCTCTACGTTTCGCCTAAGAGAAGGCCCTTCTACTCTTCACTTCCGATTGTTGATGATCTCGTAGTTGCAGAGGAGATGACCTCCATCCTGAACGATGACGGAATAGTTGTTCCTCATGGCTCTTTCGTCGCCTACCTCGGAATTGAGGCAATAGAAAAGGCAAAAGCTAGGTTCTTCGGCAACAGGCGCTTCCTCAAGTGGGAGACGACCTTTGAGCTCCAGGATAAGGCCCTTGAGGGGGCTGGAATTCCGAGGGTTGAGGTTGTCGAGCCCGAGGATGCCAAGCCGGACGAGCTATACTTCGTCAGGATTGAAGGGCCTAGGGGAGGGAGCGGCCACTTCATTGTAGAGGGCAGTGAGCTCGAGGAGAGGCTTTCAACGCTTGAAGAACCTTACAGAGTTGAGCGCTTCATCCCGGGCGTTTACCTCTACGTCCACTTCTTCTACTCGCCCATCCTGGAGAGGCTTGAGCTCCTCGGCGTTGACGAGAGGGTTCTAATAGCCGACGGCAACGCCCGCTGGCCAGTGAAGCCTCTCCCGTACACAATAGTTGGCAACAGGGCGATTGCCCTTAGAGAATCGCTCCTCCCGCAGCTCTACGACTACGGGCTGGCTTTCGTCAGGACCATGAGGGAGCTTGAGCCGCCGGGGGTTATCGGGCCGTTCGCCCTCCACTTCGCCTACGACGGTTCTTTCAAAGCTATCGGCATAGCTTCGCGCATAGACGGGGGAAGTAACGCTGACCACTGGTACTCGGAGCTCTACTGGGGCGAGAGACTCAGCATGGGGAGGAGAATAGCGAGGGAGCTCAGGCTTGCCGAGGAGGAAGACAGGCTTGAGGAGGTGGTAACGTGA
- a CDS encoding phosphoribosylaminoimidazolesuccinocarboxamide synthase, protein MRPIYRGKTKDVYEDGPYLVFYFKDSVLGEDGREDTGGNEIVGERRGKGSIVLDETEFFFRLLEEKGIRTHFVERIDERRARFLRAERIPLEVIYRELAYGSFLRRYQGWVKELKPLGIVEFTLKDDSLKDPLITEEAVVKLGIASEGEVREMKEKTRKVAEILREFFSSKGLQLVDFKLEFGRRNGELIVIDELSGDTMRVIKDGKLLSQEELREVIK, encoded by the coding sequence GTGAGGCCCATCTACCGCGGAAAGACCAAAGATGTGTACGAGGACGGGCCTTACCTTGTCTTTTACTTCAAAGACTCAGTCCTTGGCGAGGATGGAAGGGAAGACACTGGAGGCAACGAGATCGTAGGTGAGAGGAGGGGTAAGGGGAGTATCGTTCTTGATGAGACTGAGTTCTTCTTTCGCCTCCTCGAAGAGAAGGGAATAAGGACGCACTTCGTCGAGCGGATTGACGAGAGGAGGGCGCGCTTCCTGAGGGCGGAGAGGATACCGCTAGAGGTCATCTACCGCGAGCTTGCCTACGGGAGCTTTCTGAGGCGCTATCAAGGTTGGGTAAAGGAGCTGAAGCCGCTCGGGATAGTGGAGTTCACGCTGAAGGACGACTCCCTTAAAGACCCGCTGATAACGGAAGAAGCCGTAGTAAAACTCGGGATAGCAAGCGAAGGGGAAGTTAGAGAGATGAAGGAGAAAACCAGGAAGGTCGCCGAGATTTTAAGGGAGTTCTTCTCCTCGAAGGGCCTTCAGCTCGTTGATTTCAAGCTGGAGTTCGGCCGGAGAAACGGCGAGCTCATCGTCATAGACGAGCTGAGCGGCGACACGATGCGCGTTATAAAGGACGGGAAGCTCCTGAGCCAGGAGGAGCTTAGGGAGGTGATAAAATGA
- the thiC gene encoding phosphomethylpyrimidine synthase ThiC produces the protein MTQLEEARKGVVTEEMKFIAEREGIDAEKLRRNVAKGYTVIFRNVRHDWVKPVAVGAGVRVKVNANIGTSRDIVDVKAEIEKAKVAVKYGADTIMDLSTGGDLDEIRKTIMHAVDVPVGTVPIYQAAEEMLAKGKAIIEMSEEDMWRAVEKHFKDGVDYTTIHVGVTKEVVEKMKRTKRAVGMVSRGGTFLAAWILHWGEENPFYKDYDYLLELAREYDVVLSLGDGLRPGGLPDAGDELQIAELYTLGRLVRRAREAGVQTMVEGPGHVPIDQIAAQVKLAKVATDNAPFYVLGPIVTDIFPGYDHITAAIGGAIAALNGADFLCYVTPAEHLGLPDVEHVRQGVIAAKIAAHAVNLTRFEADFKKDYLMALARGKLNWARQFELSMDKERFVEIRKERPTKTEACSMCGDLCAIKLINDMLAGERK, from the coding sequence ATGACCCAGCTTGAGGAAGCTCGGAAGGGCGTCGTAACGGAAGAAATGAAGTTCATAGCCGAGAGGGAAGGGATAGACGCCGAGAAGCTGAGGAGGAACGTCGCCAAGGGATACACCGTCATCTTCCGCAACGTCCGCCACGACTGGGTTAAGCCGGTTGCCGTGGGTGCGGGAGTTAGAGTCAAGGTGAACGCTAACATAGGCACCTCAAGGGACATCGTTGACGTTAAGGCCGAGATAGAAAAGGCGAAGGTGGCAGTAAAGTACGGCGCCGACACGATAATGGATCTCTCCACAGGAGGAGACCTCGACGAGATAAGGAAGACCATAATGCACGCCGTGGACGTCCCAGTGGGTACGGTTCCCATCTACCAGGCCGCGGAGGAGATGCTCGCTAAGGGCAAGGCCATCATCGAGATGAGCGAGGAGGACATGTGGAGGGCAGTTGAGAAGCACTTCAAGGACGGCGTTGACTACACGACCATCCACGTCGGCGTCACCAAAGAAGTCGTCGAAAAAATGAAGAGAACTAAGAGGGCCGTCGGAATGGTCTCGCGCGGCGGGACGTTTCTGGCAGCTTGGATACTCCACTGGGGCGAGGAGAATCCGTTCTACAAGGACTACGACTACCTTCTTGAGCTGGCCAGGGAGTACGACGTTGTCCTGAGCCTCGGCGACGGACTTAGGCCCGGCGGCCTTCCTGACGCTGGGGACGAACTCCAGATAGCTGAACTTTACACGCTCGGAAGGCTCGTGAGGAGAGCTAGAGAGGCTGGAGTTCAAACCATGGTTGAGGGGCCTGGCCACGTCCCCATAGACCAGATAGCGGCCCAGGTGAAGCTGGCCAAAGTCGCAACGGACAACGCGCCCTTCTACGTGCTCGGCCCGATAGTTACGGACATCTTCCCGGGCTACGACCACATAACGGCCGCGATAGGTGGGGCAATAGCGGCCCTCAATGGGGCTGACTTCCTCTGCTACGTGACCCCCGCTGAACACCTCGGCCTTCCAGACGTGGAGCACGTTAGGCAGGGGGTAATAGCGGCGAAGATTGCAGCCCACGCGGTCAACCTGACCCGCTTCGAGGCCGACTTCAAGAAGGATTATCTCATGGCGCTGGCGAGGGGGAAGCTCAACTGGGCCAGGCAGTTCGAGCTTTCGATGGACAAGGAACGCTTTGTTGAGATAAGGAAGGAGAGGCCGACGAAGACCGAGGCCTGCTCGATGTGCGGTGACCTCTGCGCGATAAAGCTCATCAACGACATGCTCGCGGGTGAGCGGAAGTGA